A DNA window from Loxodonta africana isolate mLoxAfr1 chromosome 7, mLoxAfr1.hap2, whole genome shotgun sequence contains the following coding sequences:
- the PIDD1 gene encoding p53-induced death domain-containing protein 1 isoform X4, with amino-acid sequence MAAAVEGLEPEAAAEDATRGAAEEAVDAGLRVPPLLAGNRLNLDLYPGGCHQLLHLCAQRSPQLLQVEFLRLSTHEDPGLLGATLAQVPGRLPCLRSLVLKGGQHRDALGACLRGCLTSLPDGLSNLARLAHLDLSFNSLEALPACVPQLRGLDALLLSHNCLLELPEALGALPSLTFLAVTHNCLQTLPTALGALSTLRRLDLSENLLDTLPPEIGGLSSLAELNLASNRLQSLPASLAGLRSLRLLFLYSNLLTSVPAGLIHLPLLARLDLRGNQLRDVPPEFLDAPFVRLQGNPLGEALPRPLSPPGTPVVPEMPRLFLTTDLDSFPVTPQGCSVTLACGIRLHFPAGATATPITIHYRLWLPEPRLVPLGPHDTLLSHVLELQPHGVVFQQDVGLWLLFVPPRVRRCREVVVRTLSEDSWTDLETHLEEEAPKRERCSAPQDIPGSRSRSPRGPPRSLARSECSRELRALLGEPEAAVSPLLCLWQSGPPSFLRPVTVQLPLPPGITGLTLDRSRLHLLYQAPPVATWDDITAQVALELTHLYARFQVTHFSWYWLWYTTKSCVGGLARKAWARLRLHRVNLIALQRRRDPEQVLLQCLPRNKVEATLKRLLERYHGPEPSDTVELFEGEKFFAAFERGIDVDADRPDCVEGRICFVFYSHLKNVKEVYVTTALDREAQAVRGQVSFYRGTVPTEVPKEAEAARQKKGLDALWMATLPIKLPRLRGSEGTGQGLGAGLSLAPLNLGDAESGFLTQSNLLSVARRLGLDWPAVALHLGLPYRELQRIRLEFRDDLDGQIRHMLFSWAERQAGRPGAVGLLVQALEQSDRRDLAEEVRAVLELGRQKYQAGILRTGLAPGDPAPPSPSASESRESTEA; translated from the exons ATGGCTGCAGCGGTGGAGGGGCTGGAGCCCGAGGCAGCTGCAGAAGATGCGACAAGAGGTGCTGCAGAGGAGGCTGTGGACGCAGGGCTCAGGGTGCCACCTCTTCTGGCCGGGAACCGCCTGAACCTGGACCTGTACCCTGGGGGCTGCCACCAGCTGCTGCACCTGTGCGCCCAGCGGTCCCCTCAGCTGCTGCAGGTGGAGTTCCTTCGGCTGAGCACCCACGAGGACCCTGGGCTGCTGGGAGCCACCCTGGCCCAGGTGCCAGGCAGACTGCCCTGCCTCCGCTCCCTGGTTCTCAAAG GTGGGCAACACCGGGATGCACTGGGTGCCTGCCTTCGGGGCTGTCTCACTTCTCTGCCCGACGGCCTGAGCAACCTGGCTCGCCTGGCCCACTTGGACCTGAGCTTCAACAGTCTGGAGGCACTACCAGCGTGCGTTCCCCAGCTTCGTGGCCTGGATGCTCTCTTGCTCTCTCACAACTGCCTCTTGGAGCTGCCTGAGGCCCTGGgagccctcccctccctcaccTTCCTTGCTGTGACCCACAACTGCCTGCAAACGCTGCCTACAGCGCTGGGGGCCCTGTCTACCCTGAGGCGCCTTGATCTCTCTGAGAACCTTCTGGACACGCTGCCCCCTGAGATTGGAGGCCTGAGCAGCCTTGCTGAGCTCAACCTGGCCTCCAACCGGCTGCAGAGCCTCCCAGCCTCCCTTG CGGGGCTGCGGTCCTTGCGGCTCCTTTTCCTGTATAGCAACCTTCTGACCTCGGTGCCCGCTGGCCTTATCCACCTCCCTCTGCTCGCCCGGCTTGACCTGAGGGGCAACCAGCTGCGGGACGTGCCCCCTGAGTTCCTGGATGCTCCCTTTGTGCGGCTCCAGGGGAACCCCCTGGGCGAGGCCCTGCCGAGACCCCTGAGCCCCCCAG GGACACCTGTAGTTCCGGAAATGCCCAGGCTGTTCCTGACCACAGATTTGGACAG CTTCCCAGTGACCCCCCAAGGCTGCTCTGTGACCCTGGCCTGCGGCATTCGGCTACATTTCCCTGCAGGAGCCACCGCCACCCCCATCACCATCCATTATCGACTGTGGCTGCCGGAGCCTCGCTTGGTGCCCCTGGGGCCTCACGACACTCTTCTCAGCCATGTCCTGGAGCTGCAGCCTCACGGGGTGGTCTTCCAGCAG GATGTGGGCTTGTGGTTGCTCTTCGTGCCCCCGAGGGTCCGGCGTTGCCGCGAGGTGGTGGTCAGAACCCTGAGTGAAGACAGCTGGACCGACCTGGAGACCCATCTGGAAGAGGAGGCTCCCAAG AGGGAACGCTGCTCTGCTCCTCAGGACATCCCGGGGTCAAGGTCACGTTCCCCCAGGGGGCCACCGAGGAGCCTCGCCAGGTCCGAATGCAG CCGTGAGCTGCGAGCGCTGTTGGGGGAGCCTGAGGCAGCTGTGAGCCCCCTGCTGTGCCTCTGGCAGAGTGGACCCCCCAGCTTCCTCCGGCCTGTCACTGTGCAGCTGCCTCTGCCTCCTGGCATCACAG GCCTGACTCTGGACCGCTCCCGCCTGCACCTGTTGTACCAGGCTCCTCCTGTGGCCACCTGGGATGACATCACGGCTCAGGTGGCCCTAGAGCTTACACACCTGTATGCCCGCTTCCAGGTCACACACTTTTCCTG GTACTGGCTCTGGTACACCACTAAGAGCTGTGTGGGCGGCCTGGCGCGCAAGGCCTGGGCACGGCTGCGGCTGCACCGTGTGAACCTCATCGCGCTACAGAGACGCCGGGACCCTGAGCAGGTCCTGCTGCAGTGCCTGCCCCGCAACAAG GTGGAAGCCACTCTGAAGCGGCTGTTGGAGCGGTACCATGGCCCCGAGCCCTCAGATACCGTGGAGCTCTTTGAGGGCGAAAAGTTCTTTGCTGCCTTTGAGCGCGGCATTGACGTGGATGCCG ATCGTCCAGACTGTGTGGAGGGCAGGATCTGCTTTGTCTTCTATTCTCACCTGAAAAATGTGAAGGAGGTGTATGTAACCACTGCCTTGGACCGGGAGGCTCAGGCTGTGCGGGGCCAG gtGTCCTTCTACCGGGGCACAGTGCCCACAGAGGTCCCTAAAGAGGCGGAGGCGGCGCGGCAGAAGAAGGGCTTGGACGCCCTGTGGATGGCCACCCTGCCCATCAAGCTGCCG AGACTGCGGGGGTCTGAGGGGAcggggcaggggctgggggcaggcctctccctggcacCTCTGAACCTCGGTGATGCCGAGAGCGGCTTCCTGACCCAGAGCAACTTGCTGAGCGTGGCCAGGCGCCTGGGCCTTGACTGGCCAGCTGTGGCCCTGCACCTGGGCCTGCCCTACCGCGAGCTGCAGCGGATCCGGCTTGAGTTCCG GGATGACCTGGACGGCCAGATCCGCCACATGCTCTTCTCCTGGGCTGAGAGGCAGGCTGGGCGGCCAGGCGCAGTGGGGCTCCTGGTGCAGGCCCTGGAGCAGAGTGACCGGAGAGACTTGGCTGAGGAGGTGCGGGCGGTCTTGGAGCTTGGTCGCCAAAAGTACCAGGCCGGCATCCTCCGCACAGGCCTGGCCCCCGGGGACCCAGCCCCACCCAGCCCTTCAGCATCAGAGTCCCGAGAGTCCACCGAGGCCTAA
- the PIDD1 gene encoding p53-induced death domain-containing protein 1 isoform X2 has product MAAAVEGLEPEAAAEDATRGAAEEAVDAGLRVPPLLAGNRLNLDLYPGGCHQLLHLCAQRSPQLLQVEFLRLSTHEDPGLLGATLAQVPGRLPCLRSLVLKGGQHRDALGACLRGCLTSLPDGLSNLARLAHLDLSFNSLEALPACVPQLRGLDALLLSHNCLLELPEALGALPSLTFLAVTHNCLQTLPTALGALSTLRRLDLSENLLDTLPPEIGGLSSLAELNLASNRLQSLPASLAGLRSLRLLFLYSNLLTSVPAGLIHLPLLARLDLRGNQLRDVPPEFLDAPFVRLQGNPLGEALPRPLSPPGTPVVPEMPRLFLTTDLDSFPVTPQGCSVTLACGIRLHFPAGATATPITIHYRLWLPEPRLVPLGPHDTLLSHVLELQPHGVVFQQDVGLWLLFVPPRVRRCREVVVRTLSEDSWTDLETHLEEEAPKFWARCQVPHFSWFLVVSRPVSDTCLVPPEGTLLCSSGHPGVKVTFPQGATEEPRQVRMQVVHMASRELRALLGEPEAAVSPLLCLWQSGPPSFLRPVTVQLPLPPGITGLTLDRSRLHLLYQAPPVATWDDITAQVALELTHLYARFQVTHFSWYWLWYTTKSCVGGLARKAWARLRLHRVNLIALQRRRDPEQVLLQCLPRNKVEATLKRLLERYHGPEPSDTVELFEGEKFFAAFERGIDVDADRPDCVEGRICFVFYSHLKNVKEVYVTTALDREAQAVRGQVSFYRGTVPTEVPKEAEAARQKKGLDALWMATLPIKLPRLRGSEGTGQGLGAGLSLAPLNLGDAESGFLTQSNLLSVARRLGLDWPAVALHLGLPYRELQRIRLEFRDDLDGQIRHMLFSWAERQAGRPGAVGLLVQALEQSDRRDLAEEVRAVLELGRQKYQAGILRTGLAPGDPAPPSPSASESRESTEA; this is encoded by the exons ATGGCTGCAGCGGTGGAGGGGCTGGAGCCCGAGGCAGCTGCAGAAGATGCGACAAGAGGTGCTGCAGAGGAGGCTGTGGACGCAGGGCTCAGGGTGCCACCTCTTCTGGCCGGGAACCGCCTGAACCTGGACCTGTACCCTGGGGGCTGCCACCAGCTGCTGCACCTGTGCGCCCAGCGGTCCCCTCAGCTGCTGCAGGTGGAGTTCCTTCGGCTGAGCACCCACGAGGACCCTGGGCTGCTGGGAGCCACCCTGGCCCAGGTGCCAGGCAGACTGCCCTGCCTCCGCTCCCTGGTTCTCAAAG GTGGGCAACACCGGGATGCACTGGGTGCCTGCCTTCGGGGCTGTCTCACTTCTCTGCCCGACGGCCTGAGCAACCTGGCTCGCCTGGCCCACTTGGACCTGAGCTTCAACAGTCTGGAGGCACTACCAGCGTGCGTTCCCCAGCTTCGTGGCCTGGATGCTCTCTTGCTCTCTCACAACTGCCTCTTGGAGCTGCCTGAGGCCCTGGgagccctcccctccctcaccTTCCTTGCTGTGACCCACAACTGCCTGCAAACGCTGCCTACAGCGCTGGGGGCCCTGTCTACCCTGAGGCGCCTTGATCTCTCTGAGAACCTTCTGGACACGCTGCCCCCTGAGATTGGAGGCCTGAGCAGCCTTGCTGAGCTCAACCTGGCCTCCAACCGGCTGCAGAGCCTCCCAGCCTCCCTTG CGGGGCTGCGGTCCTTGCGGCTCCTTTTCCTGTATAGCAACCTTCTGACCTCGGTGCCCGCTGGCCTTATCCACCTCCCTCTGCTCGCCCGGCTTGACCTGAGGGGCAACCAGCTGCGGGACGTGCCCCCTGAGTTCCTGGATGCTCCCTTTGTGCGGCTCCAGGGGAACCCCCTGGGCGAGGCCCTGCCGAGACCCCTGAGCCCCCCAG GGACACCTGTAGTTCCGGAAATGCCCAGGCTGTTCCTGACCACAGATTTGGACAG CTTCCCAGTGACCCCCCAAGGCTGCTCTGTGACCCTGGCCTGCGGCATTCGGCTACATTTCCCTGCAGGAGCCACCGCCACCCCCATCACCATCCATTATCGACTGTGGCTGCCGGAGCCTCGCTTGGTGCCCCTGGGGCCTCACGACACTCTTCTCAGCCATGTCCTGGAGCTGCAGCCTCACGGGGTGGTCTTCCAGCAG GATGTGGGCTTGTGGTTGCTCTTCGTGCCCCCGAGGGTCCGGCGTTGCCGCGAGGTGGTGGTCAGAACCCTGAGTGAAGACAGCTGGACCGACCTGGAGACCCATCTGGAAGAGGAGGCTCCCAAG TTCTGGGCTCGCTGCCAAGTGCCCCACTTCTCCTGGTTTCTTGTGGTTTCCCGTCCCGTGTCCGACACCTGCTTGGTGCCACCAGAGGGAACGCTGCTCTGCTCCTCAGGACATCCCGGGGTCAAGGTCACGTTCCCCCAGGGGGCCACCGAGGAGCCTCGCCAGGTCCGAATGCAG GTGGTACACATGGCCAGCCGTGAGCTGCGAGCGCTGTTGGGGGAGCCTGAGGCAGCTGTGAGCCCCCTGCTGTGCCTCTGGCAGAGTGGACCCCCCAGCTTCCTCCGGCCTGTCACTGTGCAGCTGCCTCTGCCTCCTGGCATCACAG GCCTGACTCTGGACCGCTCCCGCCTGCACCTGTTGTACCAGGCTCCTCCTGTGGCCACCTGGGATGACATCACGGCTCAGGTGGCCCTAGAGCTTACACACCTGTATGCCCGCTTCCAGGTCACACACTTTTCCTG GTACTGGCTCTGGTACACCACTAAGAGCTGTGTGGGCGGCCTGGCGCGCAAGGCCTGGGCACGGCTGCGGCTGCACCGTGTGAACCTCATCGCGCTACAGAGACGCCGGGACCCTGAGCAGGTCCTGCTGCAGTGCCTGCCCCGCAACAAG GTGGAAGCCACTCTGAAGCGGCTGTTGGAGCGGTACCATGGCCCCGAGCCCTCAGATACCGTGGAGCTCTTTGAGGGCGAAAAGTTCTTTGCTGCCTTTGAGCGCGGCATTGACGTGGATGCCG ATCGTCCAGACTGTGTGGAGGGCAGGATCTGCTTTGTCTTCTATTCTCACCTGAAAAATGTGAAGGAGGTGTATGTAACCACTGCCTTGGACCGGGAGGCTCAGGCTGTGCGGGGCCAG gtGTCCTTCTACCGGGGCACAGTGCCCACAGAGGTCCCTAAAGAGGCGGAGGCGGCGCGGCAGAAGAAGGGCTTGGACGCCCTGTGGATGGCCACCCTGCCCATCAAGCTGCCG AGACTGCGGGGGTCTGAGGGGAcggggcaggggctgggggcaggcctctccctggcacCTCTGAACCTCGGTGATGCCGAGAGCGGCTTCCTGACCCAGAGCAACTTGCTGAGCGTGGCCAGGCGCCTGGGCCTTGACTGGCCAGCTGTGGCCCTGCACCTGGGCCTGCCCTACCGCGAGCTGCAGCGGATCCGGCTTGAGTTCCG GGATGACCTGGACGGCCAGATCCGCCACATGCTCTTCTCCTGGGCTGAGAGGCAGGCTGGGCGGCCAGGCGCAGTGGGGCTCCTGGTGCAGGCCCTGGAGCAGAGTGACCGGAGAGACTTGGCTGAGGAGGTGCGGGCGGTCTTGGAGCTTGGTCGCCAAAAGTACCAGGCCGGCATCCTCCGCACAGGCCTGGCCCCCGGGGACCCAGCCCCACCCAGCCCTTCAGCATCAGAGTCCCGAGAGTCCACCGAGGCCTAA
- the PIDD1 gene encoding p53-induced death domain-containing protein 1 isoform X3 codes for MAAAVEGLEPEAAAEDATRGAAEEAVDAGLRVPPLLAGNRLNLDLYPGGCHQLLHLCAQRSPQLLQVEFLRLSTHEDPGLLGATLAQVPGRLPCLRSLVLKGGQHRDALGACLRGCLTSLPDGLSNLARLAHLDLSFNSLEALPACVPQLRGLDALLLSHNCLLELPEALGALPSLTFLAVTHNCLQTLPTALGALSTLRRLDLSENLLDTLPPEIGGLSSLAELNLASNRLQSLPASLAGLRSLRLLFLYSNLLTSVPAGLIHLPLLARLDLRGNQLRDVPPEFLDAPFVRLQGNPLGEALPRPLSPPGTPVVPEMPRLFLTTDLDSFPVTPQGCSVTLACGIRLHFPAGATATPITIHYRLWLPEPRLVPLGPHDTLLSHVLELQPHGVVFQQDVGLWLLFVPPRVRRCREVVVRTLSEDSWTDLETHLEEEAPKQFWARCQVPHFSWFLVVSRPVSDTCLVPPEGTLLCSSGHPGVKVTFPQGATEEPRQVVHMASRELRALLGEPEAAVSPLLCLWQSGPPSFLRPVTVQLPLPPGITGLTLDRSRLHLLYQAPPVATWDDITAQVALELTHLYARFQVTHFSWYWLWYTTKSCVGGLARKAWARLRLHRVNLIALQRRRDPEQVLLQCLPRNKVEATLKRLLERYHGPEPSDTVELFEGEKFFAAFERGIDVDADRPDCVEGRICFVFYSHLKNVKEVYVTTALDREAQAVRGQVSFYRGTVPTEVPKEAEAARQKKGLDALWMATLPIKLPRLRGSEGTGQGLGAGLSLAPLNLGDAESGFLTQSNLLSVARRLGLDWPAVALHLGLPYRELQRIRLEFRDDLDGQIRHMLFSWAERQAGRPGAVGLLVQALEQSDRRDLAEEVRAVLELGRQKYQAGILRTGLAPGDPAPPSPSASESRESTEA; via the exons ATGGCTGCAGCGGTGGAGGGGCTGGAGCCCGAGGCAGCTGCAGAAGATGCGACAAGAGGTGCTGCAGAGGAGGCTGTGGACGCAGGGCTCAGGGTGCCACCTCTTCTGGCCGGGAACCGCCTGAACCTGGACCTGTACCCTGGGGGCTGCCACCAGCTGCTGCACCTGTGCGCCCAGCGGTCCCCTCAGCTGCTGCAGGTGGAGTTCCTTCGGCTGAGCACCCACGAGGACCCTGGGCTGCTGGGAGCCACCCTGGCCCAGGTGCCAGGCAGACTGCCCTGCCTCCGCTCCCTGGTTCTCAAAG GTGGGCAACACCGGGATGCACTGGGTGCCTGCCTTCGGGGCTGTCTCACTTCTCTGCCCGACGGCCTGAGCAACCTGGCTCGCCTGGCCCACTTGGACCTGAGCTTCAACAGTCTGGAGGCACTACCAGCGTGCGTTCCCCAGCTTCGTGGCCTGGATGCTCTCTTGCTCTCTCACAACTGCCTCTTGGAGCTGCCTGAGGCCCTGGgagccctcccctccctcaccTTCCTTGCTGTGACCCACAACTGCCTGCAAACGCTGCCTACAGCGCTGGGGGCCCTGTCTACCCTGAGGCGCCTTGATCTCTCTGAGAACCTTCTGGACACGCTGCCCCCTGAGATTGGAGGCCTGAGCAGCCTTGCTGAGCTCAACCTGGCCTCCAACCGGCTGCAGAGCCTCCCAGCCTCCCTTG CGGGGCTGCGGTCCTTGCGGCTCCTTTTCCTGTATAGCAACCTTCTGACCTCGGTGCCCGCTGGCCTTATCCACCTCCCTCTGCTCGCCCGGCTTGACCTGAGGGGCAACCAGCTGCGGGACGTGCCCCCTGAGTTCCTGGATGCTCCCTTTGTGCGGCTCCAGGGGAACCCCCTGGGCGAGGCCCTGCCGAGACCCCTGAGCCCCCCAG GGACACCTGTAGTTCCGGAAATGCCCAGGCTGTTCCTGACCACAGATTTGGACAG CTTCCCAGTGACCCCCCAAGGCTGCTCTGTGACCCTGGCCTGCGGCATTCGGCTACATTTCCCTGCAGGAGCCACCGCCACCCCCATCACCATCCATTATCGACTGTGGCTGCCGGAGCCTCGCTTGGTGCCCCTGGGGCCTCACGACACTCTTCTCAGCCATGTCCTGGAGCTGCAGCCTCACGGGGTGGTCTTCCAGCAG GATGTGGGCTTGTGGTTGCTCTTCGTGCCCCCGAGGGTCCGGCGTTGCCGCGAGGTGGTGGTCAGAACCCTGAGTGAAGACAGCTGGACCGACCTGGAGACCCATCTGGAAGAGGAGGCTCCCAAG CAGTTCTGGGCTCGCTGCCAAGTGCCCCACTTCTCCTGGTTTCTTGTGGTTTCCCGTCCCGTGTCCGACACCTGCTTGGTGCCACCAGAGGGAACGCTGCTCTGCTCCTCAGGACATCCCGGGGTCAAGGTCACGTTCCCCCAGGGGGCCACCGAGGAGCCTCGCCAG GTGGTACACATGGCCAGCCGTGAGCTGCGAGCGCTGTTGGGGGAGCCTGAGGCAGCTGTGAGCCCCCTGCTGTGCCTCTGGCAGAGTGGACCCCCCAGCTTCCTCCGGCCTGTCACTGTGCAGCTGCCTCTGCCTCCTGGCATCACAG GCCTGACTCTGGACCGCTCCCGCCTGCACCTGTTGTACCAGGCTCCTCCTGTGGCCACCTGGGATGACATCACGGCTCAGGTGGCCCTAGAGCTTACACACCTGTATGCCCGCTTCCAGGTCACACACTTTTCCTG GTACTGGCTCTGGTACACCACTAAGAGCTGTGTGGGCGGCCTGGCGCGCAAGGCCTGGGCACGGCTGCGGCTGCACCGTGTGAACCTCATCGCGCTACAGAGACGCCGGGACCCTGAGCAGGTCCTGCTGCAGTGCCTGCCCCGCAACAAG GTGGAAGCCACTCTGAAGCGGCTGTTGGAGCGGTACCATGGCCCCGAGCCCTCAGATACCGTGGAGCTCTTTGAGGGCGAAAAGTTCTTTGCTGCCTTTGAGCGCGGCATTGACGTGGATGCCG ATCGTCCAGACTGTGTGGAGGGCAGGATCTGCTTTGTCTTCTATTCTCACCTGAAAAATGTGAAGGAGGTGTATGTAACCACTGCCTTGGACCGGGAGGCTCAGGCTGTGCGGGGCCAG gtGTCCTTCTACCGGGGCACAGTGCCCACAGAGGTCCCTAAAGAGGCGGAGGCGGCGCGGCAGAAGAAGGGCTTGGACGCCCTGTGGATGGCCACCCTGCCCATCAAGCTGCCG AGACTGCGGGGGTCTGAGGGGAcggggcaggggctgggggcaggcctctccctggcacCTCTGAACCTCGGTGATGCCGAGAGCGGCTTCCTGACCCAGAGCAACTTGCTGAGCGTGGCCAGGCGCCTGGGCCTTGACTGGCCAGCTGTGGCCCTGCACCTGGGCCTGCCCTACCGCGAGCTGCAGCGGATCCGGCTTGAGTTCCG GGATGACCTGGACGGCCAGATCCGCCACATGCTCTTCTCCTGGGCTGAGAGGCAGGCTGGGCGGCCAGGCGCAGTGGGGCTCCTGGTGCAGGCCCTGGAGCAGAGTGACCGGAGAGACTTGGCTGAGGAGGTGCGGGCGGTCTTGGAGCTTGGTCGCCAAAAGTACCAGGCCGGCATCCTCCGCACAGGCCTGGCCCCCGGGGACCCAGCCCCACCCAGCCCTTCAGCATCAGAGTCCCGAGAGTCCACCGAGGCCTAA
- the PIDD1 gene encoding p53-induced death domain-containing protein 1 isoform X1: MAAAVEGLEPEAAAEDATRGAAEEAVDAGLRVPPLLAGNRLNLDLYPGGCHQLLHLCAQRSPQLLQVEFLRLSTHEDPGLLGATLAQVPGRLPCLRSLVLKGGQHRDALGACLRGCLTSLPDGLSNLARLAHLDLSFNSLEALPACVPQLRGLDALLLSHNCLLELPEALGALPSLTFLAVTHNCLQTLPTALGALSTLRRLDLSENLLDTLPPEIGGLSSLAELNLASNRLQSLPASLAGLRSLRLLFLYSNLLTSVPAGLIHLPLLARLDLRGNQLRDVPPEFLDAPFVRLQGNPLGEALPRPLSPPGTPVVPEMPRLFLTTDLDSFPVTPQGCSVTLACGIRLHFPAGATATPITIHYRLWLPEPRLVPLGPHDTLLSHVLELQPHGVVFQQDVGLWLLFVPPRVRRCREVVVRTLSEDSWTDLETHLEEEAPKQFWARCQVPHFSWFLVVSRPVSDTCLVPPEGTLLCSSGHPGVKVTFPQGATEEPRQVRMQVVHMASRELRALLGEPEAAVSPLLCLWQSGPPSFLRPVTVQLPLPPGITGLTLDRSRLHLLYQAPPVATWDDITAQVALELTHLYARFQVTHFSWYWLWYTTKSCVGGLARKAWARLRLHRVNLIALQRRRDPEQVLLQCLPRNKVEATLKRLLERYHGPEPSDTVELFEGEKFFAAFERGIDVDADRPDCVEGRICFVFYSHLKNVKEVYVTTALDREAQAVRGQVSFYRGTVPTEVPKEAEAARQKKGLDALWMATLPIKLPRLRGSEGTGQGLGAGLSLAPLNLGDAESGFLTQSNLLSVARRLGLDWPAVALHLGLPYRELQRIRLEFRDDLDGQIRHMLFSWAERQAGRPGAVGLLVQALEQSDRRDLAEEVRAVLELGRQKYQAGILRTGLAPGDPAPPSPSASESRESTEA; encoded by the exons ATGGCTGCAGCGGTGGAGGGGCTGGAGCCCGAGGCAGCTGCAGAAGATGCGACAAGAGGTGCTGCAGAGGAGGCTGTGGACGCAGGGCTCAGGGTGCCACCTCTTCTGGCCGGGAACCGCCTGAACCTGGACCTGTACCCTGGGGGCTGCCACCAGCTGCTGCACCTGTGCGCCCAGCGGTCCCCTCAGCTGCTGCAGGTGGAGTTCCTTCGGCTGAGCACCCACGAGGACCCTGGGCTGCTGGGAGCCACCCTGGCCCAGGTGCCAGGCAGACTGCCCTGCCTCCGCTCCCTGGTTCTCAAAG GTGGGCAACACCGGGATGCACTGGGTGCCTGCCTTCGGGGCTGTCTCACTTCTCTGCCCGACGGCCTGAGCAACCTGGCTCGCCTGGCCCACTTGGACCTGAGCTTCAACAGTCTGGAGGCACTACCAGCGTGCGTTCCCCAGCTTCGTGGCCTGGATGCTCTCTTGCTCTCTCACAACTGCCTCTTGGAGCTGCCTGAGGCCCTGGgagccctcccctccctcaccTTCCTTGCTGTGACCCACAACTGCCTGCAAACGCTGCCTACAGCGCTGGGGGCCCTGTCTACCCTGAGGCGCCTTGATCTCTCTGAGAACCTTCTGGACACGCTGCCCCCTGAGATTGGAGGCCTGAGCAGCCTTGCTGAGCTCAACCTGGCCTCCAACCGGCTGCAGAGCCTCCCAGCCTCCCTTG CGGGGCTGCGGTCCTTGCGGCTCCTTTTCCTGTATAGCAACCTTCTGACCTCGGTGCCCGCTGGCCTTATCCACCTCCCTCTGCTCGCCCGGCTTGACCTGAGGGGCAACCAGCTGCGGGACGTGCCCCCTGAGTTCCTGGATGCTCCCTTTGTGCGGCTCCAGGGGAACCCCCTGGGCGAGGCCCTGCCGAGACCCCTGAGCCCCCCAG GGACACCTGTAGTTCCGGAAATGCCCAGGCTGTTCCTGACCACAGATTTGGACAG CTTCCCAGTGACCCCCCAAGGCTGCTCTGTGACCCTGGCCTGCGGCATTCGGCTACATTTCCCTGCAGGAGCCACCGCCACCCCCATCACCATCCATTATCGACTGTGGCTGCCGGAGCCTCGCTTGGTGCCCCTGGGGCCTCACGACACTCTTCTCAGCCATGTCCTGGAGCTGCAGCCTCACGGGGTGGTCTTCCAGCAG GATGTGGGCTTGTGGTTGCTCTTCGTGCCCCCGAGGGTCCGGCGTTGCCGCGAGGTGGTGGTCAGAACCCTGAGTGAAGACAGCTGGACCGACCTGGAGACCCATCTGGAAGAGGAGGCTCCCAAG CAGTTCTGGGCTCGCTGCCAAGTGCCCCACTTCTCCTGGTTTCTTGTGGTTTCCCGTCCCGTGTCCGACACCTGCTTGGTGCCACCAGAGGGAACGCTGCTCTGCTCCTCAGGACATCCCGGGGTCAAGGTCACGTTCCCCCAGGGGGCCACCGAGGAGCCTCGCCAGGTCCGAATGCAG GTGGTACACATGGCCAGCCGTGAGCTGCGAGCGCTGTTGGGGGAGCCTGAGGCAGCTGTGAGCCCCCTGCTGTGCCTCTGGCAGAGTGGACCCCCCAGCTTCCTCCGGCCTGTCACTGTGCAGCTGCCTCTGCCTCCTGGCATCACAG GCCTGACTCTGGACCGCTCCCGCCTGCACCTGTTGTACCAGGCTCCTCCTGTGGCCACCTGGGATGACATCACGGCTCAGGTGGCCCTAGAGCTTACACACCTGTATGCCCGCTTCCAGGTCACACACTTTTCCTG GTACTGGCTCTGGTACACCACTAAGAGCTGTGTGGGCGGCCTGGCGCGCAAGGCCTGGGCACGGCTGCGGCTGCACCGTGTGAACCTCATCGCGCTACAGAGACGCCGGGACCCTGAGCAGGTCCTGCTGCAGTGCCTGCCCCGCAACAAG GTGGAAGCCACTCTGAAGCGGCTGTTGGAGCGGTACCATGGCCCCGAGCCCTCAGATACCGTGGAGCTCTTTGAGGGCGAAAAGTTCTTTGCTGCCTTTGAGCGCGGCATTGACGTGGATGCCG ATCGTCCAGACTGTGTGGAGGGCAGGATCTGCTTTGTCTTCTATTCTCACCTGAAAAATGTGAAGGAGGTGTATGTAACCACTGCCTTGGACCGGGAGGCTCAGGCTGTGCGGGGCCAG gtGTCCTTCTACCGGGGCACAGTGCCCACAGAGGTCCCTAAAGAGGCGGAGGCGGCGCGGCAGAAGAAGGGCTTGGACGCCCTGTGGATGGCCACCCTGCCCATCAAGCTGCCG AGACTGCGGGGGTCTGAGGGGAcggggcaggggctgggggcaggcctctccctggcacCTCTGAACCTCGGTGATGCCGAGAGCGGCTTCCTGACCCAGAGCAACTTGCTGAGCGTGGCCAGGCGCCTGGGCCTTGACTGGCCAGCTGTGGCCCTGCACCTGGGCCTGCCCTACCGCGAGCTGCAGCGGATCCGGCTTGAGTTCCG GGATGACCTGGACGGCCAGATCCGCCACATGCTCTTCTCCTGGGCTGAGAGGCAGGCTGGGCGGCCAGGCGCAGTGGGGCTCCTGGTGCAGGCCCTGGAGCAGAGTGACCGGAGAGACTTGGCTGAGGAGGTGCGGGCGGTCTTGGAGCTTGGTCGCCAAAAGTACCAGGCCGGCATCCTCCGCACAGGCCTGGCCCCCGGGGACCCAGCCCCACCCAGCCCTTCAGCATCAGAGTCCCGAGAGTCCACCGAGGCCTAA